In a genomic window of Brassica rapa cultivar Chiifu-401-42 chromosome A10, CAAS_Brap_v3.01, whole genome shotgun sequence:
- the LOC103845122 gene encoding uncharacterized protein LOC103845122 isoform X8: MASSSTIDYEIITDPWDPKCVSACTMYYPGNEPEDTELLLEKIRGKLDERIHNHTLAEEYRIMNEQIVKSQGFDVDFSKLRYLFDFQPAFLDELYPLGKPDTGRVYFGRLAAEALEIYNKREGTGFEFVDVQKAYIYLNSGKVYFITFVAKDPLDKKTKVFQAKVIHVFCREIVHSFCRLKPNQEGTCEDEDSIAEKASVRRTKKRKHGGLEINQEW, from the exons ATGGCTTCATCAAGCACAATCGATTACGAGATCATCACTGACCCGTGGGATCCTAAATGCGTGAGCGCGTGCACCATGTATTATCCTGGAAACGAGCCCGAAGATACGGAGCTTCTGCTGGAGAAGATCCGCGGGAAACTTGACGAGCGGATTCACAATCACACACTAGCGGAGGAGTATCGTATTATGAACGAACAGATCGTGAAGAGTCAGGGATTTGATGTCGATTTCTCCAAGCTGCGTTACCTTTTCGACTTCCAGCCTGCGTTTCTCGACGAACTCTACCCACTCGGCAAACCAGATACCGGTAGGGTCTATTTCGGTAGATTGGCTGCAGAAGCCCTTGAGATTTACAACAAAAGAGAG GGAACTGGTTTCGAGTTCGTTGATGTTCAGAAAGCATATATTTATTTGAACAGCGGAAAGGTCTACTTCATCACATTTGTAGCCAAAGATCCTCTTGACAAGAAGACGAAAGTGTTTCAAGCTAAGGTCATCCATGTGTTCTGTAGAGAGATTGTACACAGCTTCTGCAGGCTTAAACCCAACCAAGAAG GAACATGTGAGGATGAAGATTCCATTGCGGAGAAAGCGTCCGTTAGAAGAACCAAGAAGAGAAAGCATGGTG GGTTGGAAATTAATCAAGAGTGGTGA
- the LOC103845127 gene encoding 30S ribosomal protein S16-2, chloroplastic/mitochondrial: MEERNMVVRLRLSRLGCKNRPFFRVMAADSRSPRDGKHIEVLGYFNPLPGQDGGKRMGLKFDRIKYWLSVGAQASDPVQRLLFRSGLLPPPPMVAMGRKGGERDTRPVDPMTGRYVDAEKTPAISDNKPKEEDKSP, from the exons A TGGAAGAGAGAAACATGGTTGTACGGCTCAGGTTATCGAGGCTAGGATGCAAAAATCGACCATTTTTCCGGGTAATGGCAGCTGATAGCAGATCCCCTAGAGACGGGAAGCACATCGAGGTCTTGGGTTACTTCAATCCTCTCCCTG GGCAGGACGGTGGTAAGAGAATGGGTCTCAAGTTTGACCGTATCAA ATACTGGTTATCTGTTGGTGCTCAGGCATCAGACCCGGTTCAACGTCTCCTTTTCAGATCCGGTTtacttcctcctcctccaatGGTGGCTATGGGGCGTAAAGGTGGAGAAAGAGACACTCGCCCTGTAGATCCaatgacaggtcgctatgtggATGCAGAGAAAACACCAGCGATTAGCGACAACAAGCCTAAGGAAGAAGACAAAAGTCCATGA
- the LOC103845128 gene encoding nucleosome assembly protein 1;3 — protein sequence MSNDKDSFNVGDLTAALKDEDRAGLVNALKNKLQNLAGQHSDVLENLTPKIRRRVEVLREIQGKHDEIEAKFREERAALEAKYQKLYQPLYTKRYEIVNGAIEVEGAQEDVKMDQGEEKTAEEKGVPSFWLTALKNNDVISEEITERDEGALMYLKDIKWCKIEEPKGFKLEFFFDQNPYFKNTLLTKAYHMIDEDEPLLEKAIGTEIDWYPGKCLTQKILKKKPKKGAKNAKPITKTEDCESFFNFFSPPQVPDDDEDIDEDRAEELQNLMEQDYDIGSTIREKIIPHAVSWFTGEAIEGEEFDIDNDDEDDIDEDEDEDEEDDEDEDEDEEDDDDEDEEEEVSKTKKKPSILHKKGGRPQINDGQQGERPPECKQQ from the exons ATGAGCAACGATAAGGACAGCTTCAACGTCGGCGATCTCACCGCCG CTCTTAAGGATGAGGATCGCGCAGGCCTTGTCAACGCTCTTAAG AACAAGCTGCAGAATCTGGCTGGACAGCACTCTGATGTGCTCGAGAATCTGACTCCTAAGATCAGAAGGCGCGTTGAGGTCTTGAGGGAGATTCAG GGCAAACATGATGAAATTGAGGCTAAGTTCCGCGAGGAGAGAGCTGCACTTGAAGCCAAGTATCAAAAGTTATACCAGCCTTTGTATACCAAG CGTTATGAGATTGTGAATGGAGCTATCGAAGTTGAAGGAGCTCAAGAGGATGTTAAGATGGACCAGGGAGAGGAGAAAACTGCTGAAG AGAAGGGAGTCCCTAGTTTCTGGCTGACCGCCTTGAAAAACAATGATGTTATATCTGAGGAG ATCACGGAGCGTGATGAAGGAGCCCTCATGTATCTTAAAGATATTAAGTGGTGCAAGATTGAGGAACCAAAGGGATTCAAGCTTGAGTTTTTCTTCGACCAGAACCCTTACTTCAAAAACACCCTATTAACAAAGGCGTATCACATGATTGATGAAGATGAGCCTCTGCTTGAGAAGGCTATTGG GACAGAGATTGATTGGTATCCTGGAAAATGCTTAACTCAGAAGATTCTTAAGAAGAAGCCTAAGAAAGGTGCGAAGAATGCCAAGCCAATCACCAAAACTGAAGATTGTGAAAGCTTCTTCAACTTCTTCAGCCCTCCCCAAGTtcctgatgatgatgaagacatCGACGAAGACAGA GCTGAGGAACTTCAGAATCTGATGGAACAAGATTATGACATTGG TTCTACAATCCGGGAGAAGATTATACCTCATGCTGTCTCATGGTTTACTGGTGAGGCTATTGAAGGAGAGGAGTTTGACATAGACAATGACGATGAAGATGATATTGATGAGGACGAagatgaggatgaagaagatgatgaggacgaagatgaggatgaagaagatgacgatgatgaagatgaggaagaagaagtaagCAAGACCAAAAAGAAG CCGTCAATCCTACACAAG AAAGGAGGCAGGCCTCAGATCAACGATGGACAACAAGGGGAGAGGCCTCCTGAGTGCAAGCAACAGTAA
- the LOC103845129 gene encoding cytokinin dehydrogenase 3 isoform X1: protein MVSYNFPSQIHLLMITILVIITTLLTPITTNTSSLPWNILSNDNFAGKLTTASSSVESAATDFGHITKIFPSAVLNPSSVQDITDLIKLSFDSQSSFPLAARGHGHSHRGQAAAKDGVVVNMRSMVNRDRGIKVSRTGLYADVDSAWLWIEVLNKTLELGLTPVSWTDYLYLTVGGTLSNGGISGQTFRYGPQISNVLEMDVITGKGEIATCSKDMNSDLFYAALGGLGQFGIITRARIKLELAPKKAKWLRFLYTDFSEFTRDQERLISETNGPHFLEGSVMLDHGPPDNWRSTYYPPSEHMRIVSMVKQHRVIYCLEVVKYYDETSQHSVNETMQEMEELSDSLNYERGFVYEKDVTYMDFLNRVRTGELKLKSKGKWDVPHPWLNLFVPKSQISRFEYGVFKGIILRNNITTGPLLVYPMNRNKWNDRMSTVIPEEDVFYAVGFLRSASFDNWDDYEKENMEVLKFCEDANMRVIQYLPYYASQEGWVGHFGPRWNIFLERKYRYDPRMILSPGQNIFP, encoded by the exons ATGGTGAGCTATAATTTTCCATCACAAATTCATCTTCTAATGATAACGATATTAGTTATCATCACAACTCTTTTAACTCCGATCACAACCAACACATCATCACTACCGTGGAATATCCTTTCCAATGACAACTTCGCCGGAAAACTCACTACCGCATCATCCTCCGTCGAATCAGCTGCCACTGATTTCGGCCACATCACCAAAATCTTTCCCTCCGCCGTCTTAAACCCTTCCTCCGTCCAAGACATCACCGATCTTATAAAACTTTCTTTCGATTCTCAATCCTCTTTTCCTCTAGCCGCTCGTGGCCACGGACACAGCCACCGTGGTCAAGCCGCGGCTAAAGACGGAGTCGTGGTCAACATGCGGTCAATGGTAAACAGGGACCGAGGCATCAAGGTGTCTAGGACCGGTTTATATGCTGACGTGGACAGCGCGTGGCTATGGATCGAGGTGTTGAATAAAACGTTGGAGTTAGGGCTGACGCCGGTTTCTTGGACGGATTATTTGTATTTAACGGTCGGTGGAACGTTATCTAACGGCGGTATAAGCGGACAAACGTTTCGGTATGGTCCACAGATCAGTAATGTTTTAGAGATGGATGTTATTACTG GAAAAGGAGAGATTGCAACTTGTTCCAAAGACATGAACTCAGATCTTTTCTATGCCGCGTTAGGAGGTTTAGGTCAATTCGGAATTATAACGAGAGCAAGAATCAAACTCGAATTAGCTCCGAAAAAG GCTAAATGGTTAAGGTTTCTATACACTGATTTCTCTGAGTTTACAAGAGATCAAGAACGATTGATATCAGAAACGAACGGGCCACATTTCCTGGAAGGTTCTGTTATGTTAGACCATGGCCCACCTGATAACTGGCGGTCCACTTACTATCCACCGTCCGAGCACATGAGGATCGTCTCAATGGTCAAACAACATCGTGTCATCTACTGCCTTGAAGTCGTCAAGTATTACGACGAAACTTCCCAACACTCAGTCAACGAG ACAATGCAGGAAATGGAGGAGTTAAGCGACAGTTTAAACTATGAACGAGGGTTTGTGTACGAGAAAGATGTGACGTATATGGATTTCTTAAACCGGGTTCGAACCGGAGAGCTAAAACTGAAATCCAAAGGCAAGTGGGATGTTCCACATCCATGGCTTAATCTTTTCGTACCAAAATCTCAGATTTCAAGATTCGAGTATGGCGTTTTTAAGGGTATTATCCTTAGAAATAACATCACTACCGGTCCCCTTCTTGTTTATCCCATGAACCGCAACAA GTGGAATGATCGAATGTCGACCGTTATACCCGAGGAAGATGTATTTTATGCTGTAGGATTTTTAAGATCGGCGAGTTTTGACAATTGGGATGattatgaaaaagaaaacatggAAGTATTAAAGTTTTGTGAGGATGCTAATATGAGGGTCATACAATATCTTCCTTACTATGCATCACAAGAAGGATGGGTTGGCCATTTTGGTCCGAGGTGGAATATTTTTCTcgaaagaaaatatagatatgatCCTAGAATGATATTGTCCCCTGGACAAAATATATTTCCATAA
- the LOC103845129 gene encoding cytokinin dehydrogenase 3 isoform X2, which produces MVSYNFPSQIHLLMITILVIITTLLTPITTNTSSLPWNILSNDNFAGKLTTASSSVESAATDFGHITKIFPSAVLNPSSVQDITDLIKLSFDSQSSFPLAARGHGHSHRGQAAAKDGVVVNMRSMVNRDRGIKVSRTGLYADVDSAWLWIEVLNKTLELGLTPVSWTDYLYLTVGGTLSNGGISGQTFRYGPQISNVLEMDVITGKGEIATCSKDMNSDLFYAALGGLGQFGIITRARIKLELAPKKAKWLRFLYTDFSEFTRDQERLISETNGPHFLEGSVMLDHGPPDNWRSTYYPPSEHMRIVSMVKQHRVIYCLEVVKYYDETSQHSVNEEMEELSDSLNYERGFVYEKDVTYMDFLNRVRTGELKLKSKGKWDVPHPWLNLFVPKSQISRFEYGVFKGIILRNNITTGPLLVYPMNRNKWNDRMSTVIPEEDVFYAVGFLRSASFDNWDDYEKENMEVLKFCEDANMRVIQYLPYYASQEGWVGHFGPRWNIFLERKYRYDPRMILSPGQNIFP; this is translated from the exons ATGGTGAGCTATAATTTTCCATCACAAATTCATCTTCTAATGATAACGATATTAGTTATCATCACAACTCTTTTAACTCCGATCACAACCAACACATCATCACTACCGTGGAATATCCTTTCCAATGACAACTTCGCCGGAAAACTCACTACCGCATCATCCTCCGTCGAATCAGCTGCCACTGATTTCGGCCACATCACCAAAATCTTTCCCTCCGCCGTCTTAAACCCTTCCTCCGTCCAAGACATCACCGATCTTATAAAACTTTCTTTCGATTCTCAATCCTCTTTTCCTCTAGCCGCTCGTGGCCACGGACACAGCCACCGTGGTCAAGCCGCGGCTAAAGACGGAGTCGTGGTCAACATGCGGTCAATGGTAAACAGGGACCGAGGCATCAAGGTGTCTAGGACCGGTTTATATGCTGACGTGGACAGCGCGTGGCTATGGATCGAGGTGTTGAATAAAACGTTGGAGTTAGGGCTGACGCCGGTTTCTTGGACGGATTATTTGTATTTAACGGTCGGTGGAACGTTATCTAACGGCGGTATAAGCGGACAAACGTTTCGGTATGGTCCACAGATCAGTAATGTTTTAGAGATGGATGTTATTACTG GAAAAGGAGAGATTGCAACTTGTTCCAAAGACATGAACTCAGATCTTTTCTATGCCGCGTTAGGAGGTTTAGGTCAATTCGGAATTATAACGAGAGCAAGAATCAAACTCGAATTAGCTCCGAAAAAG GCTAAATGGTTAAGGTTTCTATACACTGATTTCTCTGAGTTTACAAGAGATCAAGAACGATTGATATCAGAAACGAACGGGCCACATTTCCTGGAAGGTTCTGTTATGTTAGACCATGGCCCACCTGATAACTGGCGGTCCACTTACTATCCACCGTCCGAGCACATGAGGATCGTCTCAATGGTCAAACAACATCGTGTCATCTACTGCCTTGAAGTCGTCAAGTATTACGACGAAACTTCCCAACACTCAGTCAACGAG GAAATGGAGGAGTTAAGCGACAGTTTAAACTATGAACGAGGGTTTGTGTACGAGAAAGATGTGACGTATATGGATTTCTTAAACCGGGTTCGAACCGGAGAGCTAAAACTGAAATCCAAAGGCAAGTGGGATGTTCCACATCCATGGCTTAATCTTTTCGTACCAAAATCTCAGATTTCAAGATTCGAGTATGGCGTTTTTAAGGGTATTATCCTTAGAAATAACATCACTACCGGTCCCCTTCTTGTTTATCCCATGAACCGCAACAA GTGGAATGATCGAATGTCGACCGTTATACCCGAGGAAGATGTATTTTATGCTGTAGGATTTTTAAGATCGGCGAGTTTTGACAATTGGGATGattatgaaaaagaaaacatggAAGTATTAAAGTTTTGTGAGGATGCTAATATGAGGGTCATACAATATCTTCCTTACTATGCATCACAAGAAGGATGGGTTGGCCATTTTGGTCCGAGGTGGAATATTTTTCTcgaaagaaaatatagatatgatCCTAGAATGATATTGTCCCCTGGACAAAATATATTTCCATAA